A single region of the Arsenicicoccus dermatophilus genome encodes:
- a CDS encoding IS110 family transposase, with amino-acid sequence MHGLPDRTYAVYLGLDVGKETHHATALDPSGKRLHDKALPQDETKLRALYEHLSTHGPVLVVVDQPASIGALPVAVARAVGVDVAYLPGLAMRRIADLHPGAAKTDARDAYVIADAARTMPHTLRRVDMNDDALADLEVIVGYDDDLAGEVTRVTNRLHGLLTQIHPALERALGPRLHHKAVLELLTRFGGPAGLRTAGRRRLTSVAKPRAPRSYDRIVDEVMTALDAQTVTVPGTRAAELVIPKLASQLADLLEQRATVAAQVEEILDAHPLAPVLTSMPGVGVRTAARILLEVGDGSAFPTAGHLAAYAGLAPVTRRSGSSIRGEHPSRSGNKNLKRALFLSAFAALSDPTSRAYYDRKRAQGKKHNAALICLARRRCDVLYAMLRDGTTYQAPTAAAA; translated from the coding sequence ATGCACGGGCTACCCGACCGCACCTACGCGGTCTACCTGGGGTTGGACGTCGGCAAGGAAACTCACCACGCCACCGCCCTGGACCCGTCCGGAAAACGGCTGCACGACAAGGCGCTACCGCAAGACGAGACCAAGCTGCGCGCCCTCTACGAGCACCTGTCCACGCACGGCCCGGTCCTGGTCGTGGTGGACCAGCCCGCCTCGATCGGGGCCCTGCCGGTCGCGGTCGCCCGCGCCGTCGGGGTCGACGTGGCGTACCTGCCGGGCCTGGCGATGCGCCGCATCGCGGACCTACACCCCGGCGCAGCGAAGACCGACGCCCGCGACGCGTACGTCATCGCCGACGCGGCCCGCACCATGCCCCACACCCTGCGGCGCGTGGACATGAACGACGACGCCCTGGCCGACTTGGAAGTCATCGTCGGGTACGACGACGACCTGGCCGGTGAGGTCACCCGCGTCACCAACCGCCTGCACGGCCTGCTCACCCAGATCCACCCAGCCCTGGAACGAGCCCTCGGACCCCGACTGCACCACAAGGCTGTCCTCGAGCTCCTGACCAGGTTCGGCGGACCCGCCGGGCTACGCACGGCCGGTCGGCGGCGGCTGACGAGCGTGGCCAAGCCCCGCGCGCCGCGCTCCTACGATCGGATCGTCGACGAGGTCATGACCGCCCTGGACGCCCAGACCGTGACCGTGCCCGGCACCCGCGCGGCCGAGCTCGTCATCCCGAAGCTGGCTTCCCAGCTCGCCGACCTGCTCGAGCAACGCGCGACCGTCGCGGCGCAGGTCGAGGAGATCCTTGATGCCCACCCTCTTGCCCCGGTCCTGACCTCGATGCCCGGCGTCGGTGTCAGGACCGCCGCAAGGATCTTGCTCGAGGTCGGCGACGGCAGCGCCTTCCCCACAGCCGGGCACCTCGCCGCCTACGCAGGCCTCGCCCCCGTCACACGTCGATCCGGGTCCAGCATCCGCGGCGAGCACCCCTCCAGGTCAGGCAACAAGAACCTCAAACGCGCGCTGTTCCTGTCCGCCTTCGCAGCCCTGTCCGACCCCACCAGCCGCGCCTACTACGACCGCAAACGAGCCCAAGGCAAGAAGCACAACGCCGCCCTCATCTGCCTGGCCCGCCGACGCTGCGACGTTCTCTACGCCATGCTCAGAGACGGCACCACCTACCAAGCCCCGACGGCCGCCGCGGCTTGA
- a CDS encoding IS5 family transposase (programmed frameshift) — protein sequence MSRMQVLSDSEWVLIEPFMPCADGKRGRRFRDHRTVVEPIIYRYRTGIAWRDLPGEFGPWQTVWKRHRRFAGDGTWDRVLTALLARADAAGVIDWDVAVDSTINRAHQHATNTTRLAGGSSNHKNLLSEPADHAIGRSRGGLSTKVHQLCDGQGRPIAVLLGPGQGSDSRMFTNLLDAVRVPRPGPGRPRTTPDAVMADKACSSRAHRALLRRRGITTAIAEPRDQRANRKRRGSAGGRPPKTDPGLYAKRHVVENGFERFKQWRAIATRYDKLAITYRAGILLRAITLWLPALRDTP from the exons ATGTCGCGGATGCAGGTGCTCTCGGATAGCGAGTGGGTGCTGATCGAGCCGTTCATGCCGTGCGCGGATGGCAAGCGGGGCAGGCGATTTCGTGACCACCGGACCGTGGTCGAGCCGATCATCTACCGGTACCGGACCGGGATCGCGTGGCGGGACCTGCCGGGCGAGTTCGGGCCCTGGCAGACCGTGTGGAAGCGACACCGCCGGTTCGCCGGTGACGGGACCTGGGACCGGGTGCTGACGGCTCTGCTGGCCCGTGCGGACGCGGCGGGGGTCATCGACTGGGACGTCGCTGTCGACTCCACGATCAACCGCGCCCACCAGCACGCGACGAACACCACCCGCCTCGCGGGGGGATCT TCGAATCACAAGAATCTGCTGTCCGAGCCGGCTGACCACGCCATCGGCAGGTCACGCGGCGGGTTGTCCACGAAGGTCCACCAGCTGTGCGACGGCCAGGGGCGACCGATCGCGGTGCTGCTCGGTCCTGGTCAGGGCAGCGACAGCCGGATGTTCACCAACCTGCTCGACGCCGTACGGGTCCCGCGCCCAGGCCCGGGCCGCCCACGCACGACCCCGGACGCGGTCATGGCCGACAAGGCCTGCTCCAGTCGAGCCCACCGCGCGCTGCTCCGGCGGCGCGGGATCACCACCGCGATCGCCGAGCCCCGCGACCAACGCGCCAACCGCAAACGCCGCGGCTCTGCCGGTGGGCGCCCCCCGAAGACCGACCCTGGCCTGTACGCCAAACGCCACGTCGTCGAGAACGGTTTCGAACGCTTCAAGCAATGGCGCGCCATCGCGACCCGCTACGACAAGCTCGCCATCACCTACCGCGCCGGCATCCTCCTACGCGCCATCACCCTCTGGCTACCAGCATTAAGAGACACGCCCTAG